A single window of Pseudophryne corroboree isolate aPseCor3 chromosome 5, aPseCor3.hap2, whole genome shotgun sequence DNA harbors:
- the LOC134928934 gene encoding speriolin-like translates to MEVLKRKTFCLLTENAELRKMVGLMQENVELQDTFKKHENHARTLSFEGKHDGPMDDDETEDSRDHQQSPSCNDAKDIQHWQKIVGEIAFQLERRILTGIFQQKNRQYGFLVSNIEEKIIQVTTCPFTSKVDEKLRAELTQRYHETMSRLKKIGYDKHAHPVLSEYLVNMYGLMDADTKELACSSNRESILRMVRECTPKNIADDVEIIFNCLYFMSIEDGEPLFM, encoded by the exons ATGGAGGTTTTGAAGCGCAAAACTTTCTGTCTGCTGACGGAGAATGCCGAGCTTCGAAAAATGGTTGGATTGATGCAGGAGAATGTTGAACTCCAAGACACCTTCAAGAAACACGAAAATCACGCACGCACCTTGTCATTCGAGGGAAAACACGATGGTCCCATGGACGACGATGAGACTG AAGACAGCAGAGACCATCAGCAGTCCCCATCATGCAACG ATGCAAAGGATATTCAACACTGGCAAAAAATAGTTGGAGAGATAGCGTTCCAATTGGAGCGTAGGATCCTAACAGGCATATTCCAGCAGAAGAATCGACAGTATGGTTTCTTGGTCTCCAACATTGAAGAAAAAATTATCCAG GTGACTACCTGCCCTTTCACAAGCAAAGTGGATGAAAAACTAAGAGCTGAGCTGACACAGCGATATCATGAAACAATGAGTCGCCTGAAAAAGATAGGCTATGATAAGCACGCCCATCCCGTCTTATCAGAATACCTGGTGAACATGTATGGATTAATGGATGCAGACACCAAGGAACTTGCATGCAGTAGTAACAGAGAGTCCATACTAAGGATGGTGAGAGAGTGCACTCCGAAAAATATAGCGGACGATGTGGAGATCATTTTCAACTGTCTCTACTTTATGTCCATAGAGGATGGAGAACCTCTCTTCATGTAG